Genomic window (Arachis hypogaea cultivar Tifrunner chromosome 13, arahy.Tifrunner.gnm2.J5K5, whole genome shotgun sequence):
TGAAAGATACTGTGTTTGCAGTTTTTTAAATTGTGCCTTAATTGAATATGCTTTTAATTGGGGATATATCTCTATAACCAGCCTTGCAGCAATCCTGATTGTTTATATCTACATGAGGTTGGCTCTCAAGAAGATAGTTTTACAAAAGATGAAATAATTTCAGCATACACCAGGtacttttttataacttcttttcaaaacttttcggTTAAAAATAACATCTATCATTTGTTGATATTCAGCAATTTTTTTATCATGATGATTTTTTTCTTTAGTAAAGTCAATTAGATCATTTGTTATGTATTTGGGGGTTCATTTTACATATCTCTTTTTTTGAATCTTGAACTGAATGTAGTGCTTTTATATAATTGTTTGTTGACTTGCTCTCTTGTTTTGAAGAAGTCGAGTTCAGCAAATCACTGGTGCCACAAACAACACGCAAAGGAGGACGGGGAGTATATTACCTCCACCGTTTGATGATGGCATGAATAACTCCTCGGCAAAGCCTATTGTTAAAAATGCTTCAAGTGTAAGATTTTCTCCTGTTGTGTACTATTGCCTCTTTTTGGGATTATCTTTCGATATGTTGTCTGTTCATCTTTTAGCAATTGCTAAACTACTTGTGAAGTGTATTTGTGCAGCCATCAGTTGAATAGGAATAAACTGACATTTTCTATTTAATGATGAATCAGAACTCTGTATGCACGGTAAGAGGTTCACCTCCTAATGGATTTTGTGGGAGACCTGGAGCTCTTCCTTCTAGTTCTTCATGGTATGGTAATATGTGGTATATATACTTTGAAAGGTGAATTATCATGAGATAATTGTGTCCaacatatattttgttttttcctAGGGGAACCCAAACTACAAATTGTCAGCCCTCTGTGGGAGGTCAATCATGTCAAAATGGACCATCCAAGGCAAAACCTGATACAGTTGGCAGCTCACTACCTTTTTCTGCTGCTGTTGTTGGTACAGTTCAGGCTTCTGCATTGCATTGTGATGTGACAAAAAGGCCACCATCAGGTGATGGGAGTCATGGTATGCCTAGAGTGAAAAATGGGCTGTTGAAACCCATGAAACAATACAATAGTGTCGACATTGTGGCTAGTACAGGTGATAAAACTTTGGCTTCGGACATTTCTCCCGTGCCTACAAAATTGAATAGCCAGTTGTCTTCTCTGACTTCTCAAGATAGTGATAGAGGTAGTTGTACTACACTAAACACCGTAAATTCCACTTACATCACTGGACAATCATGCAGCTCTGGTCCTGAGGAAGCAGTTACTGCTACCAATGAAGAGATTCAGAATTTGTCCTGTGAGTTATCCTCCATTGACATTGATGGAGATGCTGCAAAAGAAAATTCCAGCATAACCAAACCTAGTAGCCCGCCTTCTGATTTCTTGATTAAATCTCCTGAAATTCAACGAACACAGCAAAATGTTGACAAATTTAGAGATTTAATAACTTCAAATGAGGCTGGTAAAGGTGCTAGCTCAGATAATGGGGTTTGTAGTTCAAGGGAACATTTAGATTGGAGATTGGATTCTCATTCACAATTAGTTTCAGATAGTGTTGAAGATGATGTAGCATCTTTTGATAATCAAAGACTTAAGGATCCAGAAGTTGTTTGCCGATCTTATTTGCCAAAGTCAACCAGTTTCCTTCATGTATCAAGCCATTCTAGCCCTCATCTTCAGCAGCTTGGTGAATCATGTACTGGTGCAAATGCTGGTTCTGTGTCAGCTAATGAAAGAGATAGGAATGAATATCTTTCAAATTCCTCTGTATATAGTGGATACCCTGAAAAATTGGTCAGCAGCAGTTCTTATGGTTTGCTTGATGAAAGGAACAGACAAAGCATTGGAAGATTAGTTAGTGAAGCAGTTAATACTGGACGAGATTGTGCTATTGATAAGGGTGAGAGTAGTATAATTTCAAATATATTGTCTATGGACTTGGATCCATGGGATGATTCAATGACATCACCACATAATTTAGCTAAGTTGTTGGGTGACAACACTGAAAACCAGTCTGGTTCGATGAAGAAATCTAGCTCCTGGAAAGTTCAAAGTAATAATCAATCTAGATTCTCTTTTGCGAGGCAGGAGGAATCCAAATTTCAATCCCATGATGTGCATCCATCTTATGGTGTGAGCCAACCACAGCTAAAGACGTCCTCTGTCATCCATGATTTTGTGGAAGGAGATTACTATATGGATAAATTGGGCATAGCAAATGGTTTTTCCACAAGTAATTTCGAGGATGCTGAAAATATCAGCAGTGGTCATTTTCTTCACTCTAATAACAAGCTTTCAGGTGGTTATAAAAATAACTTCCCTTAAACTGACTGCACTACTCTTACATGCCATTTTGGGCCATTTTGCTTTAACATTTAGGAAGATGCATTTTCAAAATTTGTATTGAGTTCTTTTCTGGCAGATATTGGTTTTGTTATATCCTCTATGTCACACACACCACTTCTTTTCGCCCTTTTGCTTGGTACTATCATCACTTCTGTGATTTTATTAGTTTGTACTGGATATTGATGTGTATGTTAGAATAATTTTGACGTTCTATTTTGTCCTGCAAAGCTGATTCGTCTTTGCTTTTGATGGGTTGCTAGATGGAAAAAAGAATTTTGTATGTCATCCATGATTTTCATTTTGCTCAGGCTAAATGCCAATTGCTTATATACATACCAACCAAGATTACATTTCAAATTTGTATTGTTTTAAGTTGATCACTGATTTGAATGAAAATCATATCACTTGCTCATAATATTATAGCAAATGTTAGCTGTTTCTAGGCTTTGTATAATCTTACACCATGCCTCCTTTGTATTACAGCTGTTTCAAGAGCACAGGTTTCAGCCCCACCAGGATTTTCAGTTCCAAGCAGGCCGCCACCACCGGGCTTTTCTTCTCATGAGAGAGTGGAGCCGGCTTATGACTCGATGCCTGGTTAGTTATGATGTCTCTTGACTTGCCCTTTTTTGAAATCATTTATTGGCTGGTAATGAATGTTCTTATTTTTGACAGGGAATTCATTGCTTGACCATTCCTCCTTTTTGAGAAATTCATATCAAACACCCCCAACTGGAAATATCGGTGGTGCAGGGGATATTGAATTTATGGACCCTGCTATTTTGGCTGTTGGTAAAGGGAGATTTCAAGGTGCACTAAACACCCCAGCACTTGACATGCGATCTAATCTCATGCCACAGTTAAATTACTTCGATAATAATGAGGCCAGACTTCAATTATTGATGCAAAGATCTCTCTCACAGCCTCAACAGAATCTTCGATTTCCGGATATTGGGAATACCTTTTCTCAGCTTGGAGATTCTTATGGTATATCTTCAAGGTTAGACCAATCCCAGGTCAGTAATATTTCCCCATACCCTCAGATGTCTCTGCAGCAATCTACGAATGCAGTCATGTCAAATGGCCAGTGGGATGGGTGGAATGAGATGCAAAGTGGAAATAATCTAGGCGTGGCTGAACTTTTGAGAAATGAAAGATTTGGATTCAATAAATTTTACTCGGGATATGATGATTCAAAATATCGGATGCCAAATTCTGGTGATCTGTACAATAGAACATTTGGGATGTGACCTTGCGAGCCTATGTATTCTCTTATTGTTGGCATTGGTGAAGCTGTGCAGAATTGGACAGAACAGTTTTTGTGTCACGGAGATGAGACTGACTCCGGATTGGTGTAATGCTGTATTGGGCTACCTAGTGATGAAATTCCCAAGAAGCATTAATCTATAGCTGCAGTTGGTAATTATTGATCTTCTGTTCTCTTGATTCAGTCTTTATGGTTTAATTGGTTTATATCACATTAGCACTTTGCCGGTGCATATGACAATGAAATTAAGTGCCTTTTTTTAAGCCTTAATGAAGGGGTATAATGTTATCGTCATATAAACATTGTCTTGTTCTGTAACTATTCCCTCATGTTCCCCTTTTTCTAATCCATTCCAGTTCTGGATTTGCGGACGGGAGCTGTGCTGGTGTTTTCAAGACGTCAACCATCAATGCTAATGACTAATGTGATCAAACTGCCGGTGCTAGCAGGTAGATCTTAGTTGAGTGTTTTCCCTTCGGAGGGTGAGAACTTGTTGGTTCAAAAAAAATCACATAGTTTAAGTCACATTTATTGTTGTATTTTTCCGTATCGTTTAACCTCCCTTGTGGGTATGTGGTGTAATACTGTGGCATGTCCGGCAAAGCCAATTGGCTCCTTTCCTTTTTTTCCCCCTTAAAAAAATCTccaagctctctctctctctctctctctctctctctctctctctctctctctctctctctctctctactttTGTTTGGGTTGATGGTTTTGAGAATGAATGGGAGCCCGTGGTAATGTTATGAGCTTCCTTTGTTTGCTATTAAATTTTACTCCACTCCATTTCACCAGTTAAATTCTTTTCCACTTCTCTCCTTTATCTTAAATCCTAACAAATAACAATGCCTACAAGTTGATCTCCCGAATTTGTTACAATGTGCATATTATCTCCAAAACTGTTTAGCAAGACACTTAATATTTTAATGCTTATTTTAACAATTGATGGGAGAGTGTTGCCGCATATTATTTGTTACAGTTTCGTTGGTTGATTTGCATtttctgaaaaataataagtttttaaGTTTAGGTAGATAAAGTGGTGTTAATTTTATTCGTAATGAGCAAAGCTGTGATGAGCATAACTTACCTAGCTTATTTATCAAAAAACACAAATAACATTAGGTGTACTCGAATATTGTGGCATAACAAGAACACAAGGGATAGGATTATGGATTTGAACTCTCCCTGTCTAAATGAACGCATCTCTAGCTTGCCCCCTTAATGTATATATTGCAAAGGTGGATGAAGCTAGGAAGAAGAGGAAGCAGAGGTGGCAGATATTGGATGGTTGATGGGAGGGAGAGGATGAGAGGAGGGAGCTGGGTAGAGGAAGAGTAGGTGGCAACCCAAAAGTGCCAATGCCTGTAGGGATGAAGGCAGCAGTGGCATCATCCTCGCCTCTACAGAATGGCGGTCTTCACCCCTCTCACAATAGCGACTCTGATCCAGACTAGTACAAAGCACACAATAGTGTTGGGCTTCACCGATGCTGTTGGTGGAGGTCACATTGGTTGTCACGCTCAAAGCTGAAAATCTCAGCAACACTCAACGAGAAATCATCATGGGTTTCATGGTAGTTTTAGACTTTAAGCAACTAAagggataaataaaaaatagagtaattTAAGGGGCATAATAGAAATATAACCCATGATAGTTTTAGACTTTAAGCAACTAAagggataaataaaaaatagagtaattAAGGGGCTTAGTAGAAATATATTCATTTAGAGGGGTTAGAATGAAATCTTcataaacctaaaattgtgtgcaTCCAAACAAAGTTATCCCTAATATATGTGACTAAAGTTTGGTGTATTATGTgatatttcaataataataataataatcattgaAAGTATAGGGGCAATtgccataaataaaataaatagaaaaaagtgTTACGCAAATACAACCATCAGAAAAACCAGACGCAAATGCAACAAATCTAATTATATGTAATCCGCGACACCCTAACGCGGTTTCTAATTACACGTAATCTGCGACAGGCGGATTACGTTCAAACGCAGCTGAAGATATAGGTCCAAAGTGTATTTCGTGAGACCCTGTAGCGGATTATGAAGGGAGTGATTCACTATAAAAACTGCGTAAGTGTATAGCGGATTTCATTTCATGAGTGTTGATAGTGActtagagagagaaagtagagagaAGTTAGAGAAAAAAGGTTGGATTTATGGTGAGTTTCTTGGAGTAGTTCCATTAAGTGGAACTATGGAAGATGAAAGGCGCTTGTACCGACTCAACAGCGTTGTTCACATAGCCGGAACCATTAATGAAAAAGTAAGTCTCTTTATTCTCTTTGAGGTGGATAATatctgaatattttatttaatcttaAGGAAGTTATTTATTAATTAGGAAAATAGAACCTTAGTTTAGTTTAgggtttgaaaattaaaatttaaaatttaaatttaaatgtagAAAATTTGAAGTTAGATATTTAGAAATTAAGATTGGAATTTGAAATGTAGGATTTATGGCTTCTTGTTAGTTTTGCAATAATTATCTAAAGTTGGAAATTTGAAACCTGATTTTTTGGAGGTGTATGGTTTACTAATAGAAATTTAAGATTTACAAGTTGATTTAATTTTGTGATGTTTGTTGTCCTGAAGTTGATTTAAAACCTAGGTAGTTTATGTCTTGAAACATAAATTATGGTTTGGTGATGTCAGTATTAGAAATTAATCGGctgttctttatttttgaatatgcAGCCAACTCGATGTATTTATAGCGTTCGCAGGCAATAGAATATGCCGTTACATGATAGGATCATGCCTTATTTGGAGAGGGCTGGGTTGTACCACTTG
Coding sequences:
- the LOC112736566 gene encoding uncharacterized protein isoform X1, with the protein product MSDEGERTCPLCAEEMDLTDQQLKPCKCGYEICVWCWHHIMDMAEKDDTEGRCPACRSPYDKEKIVGMAANCERLVNEIHMEKKMKNQKAKTKSSDGRKQLSSVRVIQRNLVYIVGLPLNLADEELLQRREYFGQYGKVLKVSMSRTAAGVIQQFPNETCSVYITYSKEEEAIRCIQNVHGFVLEGRPLRACFGTTKYCHAWLRNAPCSNPDCLYLHEVGSQEDSFTKDEIISAYTSRVQQITGATNNTQRRTGSILPPPFDDGMNNSSAKPIVKNASSNSVCTVRGSPPNGFCGRPGALPSSSSWGTQTTNCQPSVGGQSCQNGPSKAKPDTVGSSLPFSAAVVGTVQASALHCDVTKRPPSGDGSHGMPRVKNGLLKPMKQYNSVDIVASTGDKTLASDISPVPTKLNSQLSSLTSQDSDRGSCTTLNTVNSTYITGQSCSSGPEEAVTATNEEIQNLSCELSSIDIDGDAAKENSSITKPSSPPSDFLIKSPEIQRTQQNVDKFRDLITSNEAGKGASSDNGVCSSREHLDWRLDSHSQLVSDSVEDDVASFDNQRLKDPEVVCRSYLPKSTSFLHVSSHSSPHLQQLGESCTGANAGSVSANERDRNEYLSNSSVYSGYPEKLVSSSSYGLLDERNRQSIGRLVSEAVNTGRDCAIDKGESSIISNILSMDLDPWDDSMTSPHNLAKLLGDNTENQSGSMKKSSSWKVQSNNQSRFSFARQEESKFQSHDVHPSYGVSQPQLKTSSVIHDFVEGDYYMDKLGIANGFSTSNFEDAENISSGHFLHSNNKLSAVSRAQVSAPPGFSVPSRPPPPGFSSHERVEPAYDSMPGNSLLDHSSFLRNSYQTPPTGNIGGAGDIEFMDPAILAVGKGRFQGALNTPALDMRSNLMPQLNYFDNNEARLQLLMQRSLSQPQQNLRFPDIGNTFSQLGDSYGISSRLDQSQVSNISPYPQMSLQQSTNAVMSNGQWDGWNEMQSGNNLGVAELLRNERFGFNKFYSGYDDSKYRMPNSGDLYNRTFGM
- the LOC112736566 gene encoding uncharacterized protein isoform X2, whose translation is MSDEGERTCPLCAEEMDLTDQQLKPCKCGYEICVWCWHHIMDMAEKDDTEGRCPACRSPYDKEKIVGMAANCERLVNEIHMEKKMKNQKAKTKSSDGRKQLSSVRVIQRNLVYIVGLPLNLADEELLQRREYFGQYGKVLKVSMSRTAAGVIQQFPNETCSVYITYSKEEEAIRCIQNVHGFVLEGRPLRACFGTTKYCHAWLRNAPCSNPDCLYLHEVGSQEDSFTKDEIISAYTRSRVQQITGATNNTQRRTGSILPPPFDDGMNNSSAKPIVKNASSNSVCTVRGSPPNGFCGRPGALPSSSSWGTQTTNCQPSVGGQSCQNGPSKAKPDTVGSSLPFSAAVVGTVQASALHCDVTKRPPSGDGSHGMPRVKNGLLKPMKQYNSVDIVASTGDKTLASDISPVPTKLNSQLSSLTSQDSDRGSCTTLNTVNSTYITGQSCSSGPEEAVTATNEEIQNLSCELSSIDIDGDAAKENSSITKPSSPPSDFLIKSPEIQRTQQNVDKFRDLITSNEAGKGASSDNGVCSSREHLDWRLDSHSQLVSDSVEDDVASFDNQRLKDPEVVCRSYLPKSTSFLHVSSHSSPHLQQLGESCTGANAGSVSANERDRNEYLSNSSVYSGYPEKLVSSSSYGLLDERNRQSIGRLVSEAVNTGRDCAIDKGESSIISNILSMDLDPWDDSMTSPHNLAKLLGDNTENQSGSMKKSSSWKVQSNNQSRFSFARQEESKFQSHDVHPSYGVSQPQLKTSSVIHDFVEGDYYMDKLGIANGFSTSNFEDAENISSGHFLHSNNKLSAVSRAQVSAPPGFSVPSRPPPPGFSSHERVEPAYDSMPGNSLLDHSSFLRNSYQTPPTGNIGGAGDIEFMDPAILAVGKGRFQGALNTPALDMRSNLMPQLNYFDNNEARLQLLMQRSLSQPQQNLRFPDIGNTFSQLGDSYGISSRLDQSQVSNISPYPQMSLQQSTNAVMSNGQWDGWNEMQSGNNLGVAELLRNERFGFNKFYSGYDDSKYRMPNSGDLYNRTFGM